The following coding sequences lie in one Notolabrus celidotus isolate fNotCel1 chromosome 20, fNotCel1.pri, whole genome shotgun sequence genomic window:
- the dhrs7b gene encoding dehydrogenase/reductase SDR family member 7B — protein MERVMGGGVLQLVLAGAGVWLLYRILARLRRGADLRDAVVVITGASSGLGKECARVFHAAGARLVLCGRDAARLQQVVQELTASSTGSQKQTHTPKTVTFDLADAASVDGAAEEILKCYGQVDVLINNAGISYRGNILDTHISVQRDVMETNYFGPIALTQALLPSMVQRQSGHIVVISSIQGKISIPYRSAYSASKHATQAYFDCFRAEMERYGIPVTVISPGYIRTNLSVNAVTGDGSKHGVLDKTTASGRDPHDVARVVLKAVRHRSKDVVLAGTVPSLAVYLRTLWPALFFKLMSSRARKEHKPKDE, from the exons ATGGAGCGAGTGATGGGAGGAGGAGTACTTCAGCTGGTTTTAGCAGGTGCCGGGGTCTGGTTGCTTTATAGGATCCTGGCCCGCCTCCGACGAGGAGCTGATCTGAGGGACGCTGTGGTGGTCATCACAGGGGCCAGCTCAGGACTGGGGAAAG AGTGTGCACGGGTCTTCCACGCTGCAGGTGCTCGGTTGGTGCTGTGTGGACGAGACGCAGCTCGTCTGCAGCAGGTGGTGCAGGAGCTCACTGCCAGCTCAACAGGCTCACAGAAGCAG ACCCACACCCCTAaaactgtgacctttgacctggcTGACGCTGCCTCTGTGGacggagctgcagaggagatcCTGAAATGTTACGGCCAGGTGGACGTGCTCATTAATAACGCTGGGATCAGCTACCGGGGCAACATCCTGGATACCCACATTTCAGTTCAGCGGGATGTTATGGAGACTAATTACTTCGGCCCAATCGCTCTTACTCAAG CTCTCTTGCCCTCCATGGTTCAGCGACAAAGCGGCCACATTGTTGTCATCAGCAGCATCCAGGGAAAGATATCCATACCTTACAGATCAGCAT ACTCAGCCTCAAAACACGCCACCCAGGCCTACTTCGACTGCTTTCGAGCTGAGATGGAGCGCTACGGGATCCCGGTGACTGTCATCAGCCCGGGTTACATCAGAACCAACCTATCGGTCAACGCTGTCACAGGAGACGGATCCAAGCATGGAG TTCTGGATAAAACCACTGCATCAGGTCGGGACCCCCATGACGTGGCTCGGGTTGTCTTAAAGGCCGTCCGCCACAGAAGCAAGGACGTCGTCCTGGCTGGAACTGTGCCCTCTCTGGCCGTTTACCTCCGCACGCTGTGGCCCGCTCTCTTCTTCAAACTCATGTCCTCCCGTGCCCGCAAGGAGCACAAACCTAAAGATGAGTGA
- the tmem11 gene encoding transmembrane protein 11, mitochondrial has protein sequence MASLGRRRGVPVSRERGVMAATDCYIVHEIYNGENAQDQFEYELEQALEAQYKYIVIEPTRIGDETARWITVGNCLHKTAVLSGAACLLTPLSLPVEYSRYVALPAGALSVACSALYGISWQFDPCCKYQVEYDSQKLSRLPLHTLTSSTPVVLVRRDDVHRKRLHNTIALAALAYCAKKIYELYAV, from the exons ATGGCGTCGCTGGGAAGGAGGCGCGGTGTCCCAGTAAGCAGGGAGAG AGGAGTGATGGCGGCGACAGACTGCTACATCGTGCATGAGATCTACAACGGGGAGAATGCACAGGACCAGTTTGAGTATGAGCTGGAGCAGGCACTGGAGGCCCAGTATAAATACATTGTTATCGAGCCCACACGCATCGGAGACGAGACGGCTCGATGGATTACCGTGGGCAACTGCCTGCACAAGACGGCCGTGCTGTCGGGTGCCGCGTGCCTCCTGACGCCCCTTTCGCTGCCCGTCGAATACTCGCGCTATGTAGCGCTGCCTGCCGGCGCCCTCAGCGTGGCCTGCTCTGCCCTCTACGGAATTTCATGGCAGTTTGACCCCTGCTGCAAGTACCAGGTGGAATACGACAGCCAAAAACTCTCACGGCTGCCCCTGCATACACTCACCTCCTCGACGCCCGTGGTTTTGGTACGCAGGGATGACGTCCACAGAAAGAGACTCCATAACACGATAGCACTGGCTGCCCTGGCGTATTGCGCCAAGAAGATCTACGAACTCTATGCAGTATGA